In Maridesulfovibrio sp., a single genomic region encodes these proteins:
- the gpt gene encoding xanthine phosphoribosyltransferase — protein MYPISWEQLQRDCRALSWRLLDKGPFEGILAITRGGLVPAAILARELEIRLIDTVCISTYDWKVQEKRATVLKGFNGDGEGWLLVDDLVDTGGTARLVREMVPKAHFATIYAKPEGRPLVDTYITEVSQDTWILFPWDSATQFAQPIVKVSQENQDD, from the coding sequence ATGTATCCCATATCGTGGGAACAACTCCAGCGTGATTGCAGGGCTCTGTCCTGGCGACTGCTGGATAAAGGGCCGTTTGAGGGAATTCTTGCAATCACTCGCGGGGGTCTTGTTCCCGCCGCTATTCTGGCCCGAGAACTGGAAATAAGGCTCATCGACACTGTGTGTATTTCCACATATGATTGGAAGGTGCAGGAAAAGAGAGCCACAGTGCTTAAAGGTTTCAATGGAGACGGCGAGGGCTGGCTTCTTGTTGACGACCTGGTTGATACCGGCGGCACGGCAAGGCTGGTACGTGAAATGGTCCCCAAAGCTCATTTCGCCACCATATATGCCAAACCGGAGGGGCGTCCGCTGGTTGATACATATATTACTGAAGTGAGCCAGGATACCTGGATTCTCTTTCCATGGGACAGTGCAACCCAGTTTGCCCAGCCCATTGTGAAGGTTTCTCAGGAAAATCAGGATGATTAA
- a CDS encoding GGDEF domain-containing protein, whose product MNENFKAQEMRQKKINGIRYKLTLPLIIIMSLAAVYLFHTIIIDGRNYSSLRSGLLEIKLNTYETAFSDSATGYDLHRLKGLVNEFENYPDNRKEQLFPENTAEDFFQAAQQFMQATESGDKDTVSGSAKTLDRIIDRILLESGKKFKAETGSRVKIEYGLLFLICVFAVVHFMLVDKPMRNELLRSLREKEICNSTIRKLAERDTLTNLPGRMKFYEESEREISSAARYGSDLTLIKMDISNFKDINLKHGQKAGDKLLAGFARTVRKHLRRPDSFFRVGGDKFIILAPHTTVKNALNLAEKIDRIIKTDRALLKIPFSLNTGIAACTAEDTAETLLEKVDAALKKAKQDGPGSVCSA is encoded by the coding sequence ATGAATGAAAACTTCAAGGCCCAGGAAATGAGACAGAAGAAAATCAACGGCATCAGGTACAAGCTGACACTTCCCCTTATCATTATCATGTCACTTGCGGCGGTCTATCTGTTCCACACCATCATAATTGATGGCAGAAACTACTCTTCCCTGAGGTCCGGTCTACTTGAAATCAAACTAAACACATACGAGACTGCTTTCAGTGATTCTGCAACCGGCTACGATCTGCACCGGCTGAAAGGGCTGGTGAATGAATTTGAAAACTACCCGGACAATCGCAAAGAACAACTGTTTCCCGAAAACACGGCGGAGGATTTTTTTCAGGCTGCTCAGCAATTCATGCAGGCAACCGAATCCGGAGACAAGGACACTGTTTCAGGCTCCGCAAAAACACTGGATCGGATTATAGACAGAATTCTGCTTGAGTCCGGGAAAAAATTCAAAGCCGAGACAGGCTCACGAGTCAAAATAGAATATGGCCTGCTCTTCCTGATCTGCGTATTTGCCGTGGTTCATTTCATGCTTGTTGATAAGCCGATGCGCAACGAACTTCTCCGCAGCCTGCGGGAAAAGGAAATCTGCAATTCCACCATCCGCAAGCTGGCGGAAAGGGATACCCTGACCAACCTGCCGGGCCGCATGAAATTTTATGAGGAATCCGAACGGGAAATTTCATCTGCCGCGCGTTACGGGTCAGACCTTACTCTCATCAAGATGGATATAAGCAACTTCAAGGACATAAATTTAAAGCACGGCCAGAAAGCGGGAGACAAACTGCTGGCCGGATTCGCCCGTACAGTCCGTAAACACCTGCGCAGGCCGGACAGCTTCTTCCGCGTCGGCGGCGATAAATTCATCATTCTGGCACCGCACACTACGGTGAAAAACGCCCTCAATCTGGCCGAAAAAATAGACCGGATCATAAAAACCGACCGGGCATTGCTGAAAATACCCTTCAGCCTGAATACGGGAATAGCTGCCTGCACAGCTGAAGACACTGCGGAAACACTGCTTGAAAAGGTGGACGCCGCCTTGAAAAAGGCAAAACAGGACGGACCGGGCTCGGTCTGTTCCGCCTGA